The Agelaius phoeniceus isolate bAgePho1 chromosome 2, bAgePho1.hap1, whole genome shotgun sequence region gacaatgctctcaagcacatggtgtcatttttggggtgtcctgtgcagagccaggagctggattcAGTGATCCTTGTAGgttcagaatattctgtgatgcTGTAGTGCtgtagttgggttttttctcactttcctttctcactttcctttttttttttttcccttcacaaGAGCCTGTGGCAGAGTGTGATGGGTCAGTCaaaatgtctgtgtgtgtattttgCCTGGTGTAAGTCAGCTGCCTTTAGGCTATGAAGTACTCAGTGTTATTTTACAACCACAGGGTAGAATAATGGAGTGTCTTTTCAGCATGTTATGAATTAATTTTTGGGGTCTTCCCAATGCTCAAAAGTCGCTTTTGTGGATTTCCTGCTCAAGCGAGTTTCTGTGCTTCTGTCTCCCCTTTTTTGCAAACTTATAAGGGTGAGGAATTGATGCTCTCTGGACTGTGTCTCTTTCCCTTTGCCCAGAGATGCCAGTCAGAGTCATGtgtcagctggcagcagcaagagaggaGCTGAGACCCCATGTCTTTTTGGGGGAGGGAAGTGGCatgaggcagctgcagggcttgaGGGTTTGGGGGCAGAGACTTCTGCTGAGGTGGCTGGGCAGAACTGGGGAGGTTGACTGTGGTCAGTGTTCAGCTGCTCTTCCTTTCAGGGCGTCTGACTGGAAACTGGACCATCCAGACTGGACAGGGCGGCTTCGTGTCACCTCCAAAGGCAAAACCGCTTACATAAAACTGGAGGATAAGGTTTCAGGTAAGGGAAAAGCTGTGCCCTCCAAGGCTGTGACTATGATTGTTGCCCCTaagcctgcccagagctgtgcatgGCAGCCCTGGCCACACTTTAGGAAGGGGTTACTTTTCTTAACACCTGATTCTTTGTCTGCAGGAGAACTTTTTGCCCAGGCTCCTATAGATCAATACCCTGGCATTGCAGTGGAGACTGTGGCAGATTCCAGCCGCTACTTTGTCATTCGAATTCAGGATGGGACCGGTGAGTTGGGGGCCAATGTAAGTGCCAAGTGCTAGGGGTGGAGGAGACCCAGATGGAGCTGGGAGTGTGCCAGGAGGATGAAAATGGTGTTGGGAATGCTGAAAAGGCCAGGTGGTGTTCCTGAAGGGGTCTGAGGACAGGGTAAGCAGAGGAAGTTCTCTACAttgcacagagcccaggggctgggctgggatggaacaTTTGGTTTCCAAGCACGCCCCGTGGGAAGAAGGGTGCATCCTGAAGGCTGGTGACAATGAActgctgtgagctgctggcatccaTCTGCAGGTGTGGCAGAGAGAGGTAGCACAGAGTGGTTTAGGACAAGCAGAGGGATTTGTGGCCCAGTTGCAGGGTACCTCCAGTGACTCCTCCTGTCTCCTTGCTAGGACGAAGTGCTTTTATAGGCATTGGCTTCACAGATCGGGGTGATGCTTTTGACTTCAACGTCTCTTTGCAGGATCACTTCAAGTGAGTTTTGCTTTTCTGGAATGCTGTTTTTCCTCTGGCCTGTAGAACATGGTGGGTGGTGATGCATGTTCATTTAGCACAGGTTTCCTTGGGGTGGCCCTGAAGCCCTGCTCTGGCAAGGGACACTTGTGTGTGCTGCGGGCGGTCATGCAAGCTGAGAGCCCCTGCAGGTCAGATCTGTAAGTCTTAAGCTTAGGTCCTGTGATGCTCCAGGTGCAATGTTAAACAGCTTCATGGGTTTGTGGTGGTCCCAGCTTTGTGCTGTGTGACACCAGGAGTAGGGAGGTAGCTGGTTTGACAAGGCAAAGTAGTTTGGTGGGATGGAGAGAGAAACCACACATTTTTCTAAAACACTGTTCCTTTTTGCTCCAGGGTCTCATGTTTTACTCTCTTCTTTTTAGGTGGGTGAAGCAGGAGACTGAAATCTCCAAGGAGTCCCAGGAAGCTGACACACGTCCCAAATTAGACTTAGGGTTTAAGGAAGGGCAGACCATCAAACTAAACATTGGGGTAAGCAGACCATTTAACCCTGCTTCTTTGTCTGGATGTGCCAATGGAGACTCTTCtttacacttcttttttttttttttttaatgcagaacaTGACATCAAagaaaggaggagcagccaagcCCCGTGTGTCTGGATCAGGGGGCCTAAGCCTGCTGCCACCCCCACCGGGAGGCAAAATTGCAGTTCCTCCCATACCTCCCCCTTCCTCCACAGCCATTGCCAACCATGTCACACCACCACCTGTGCAGAAATCCAGTAATGCAAGCAGTGCAGGTAAACCTTAGCACTGAGCCAGCAGTTTGTAAcacagcagcaggtgctgcttCAGTAAACTGTGTTCAACCtagtgccagcagtgccctctGGGACATGGTGTGTCCCAAGGATTTTAGTCTCTTTGGCAGCTCCAACGTCCCCAGTGCAAGAAGGATGTGGACCTGTTATACTGGGTCCAGAGGAAGGCCATGGGAATGGTCAGAAGGCTGGACCAACTCTTCTGTGAAGAAAgactgagagagttggggttgctTAGCCTGGAGAGgacaaggctctggggagatgtTTCACTATGTAAAGAGAGCTTGTAAGAAAGATGAAGAAAGACTTCTTACCAGGGCTTGTAGTGACAGGGCAAAGGGTAGAGgcttaaactgaaagagggtagatttagattggatataaagaagaaatttttacCATGAGAGTGGTGAagccctggaacaggttgcccagagaaggaaTGGATACCCCTTCATtagaagtgttcaagaccagatTGAATGGGACTTTGAGTAACCTGATTTAGTGCAAGATGTCCCCGCTCATGTCATGGCAGTGGGACTAGATTAGATGATCTttggaggtcccttccaatttaTATCATCCTGTGATAGTGTAACAAAGAGGTTGCTGAAGTCTTCTGGAGGCTGTGTTAGAAGTGTAACCCTGCAGAGGTGTCTGGATAGCTGATGATCCCTTTGTCAAGGCAGAGACTTCAGCAGTGCTGTCCACGGGTTTGAGTGAGAGTATAACATTAACTTCTGAGTAGGGCTCATGTGGTCCCAGTGTGTGGTTAGCACTGTTAAGGTGGTGCCTGTTTGGCAGCTGTTGTGATTGCTGAGCTTGGGTTGAGTCTGAGCCTTATGTCTGCTGGGAGAGGTAATAAGGGACAGATGTGTCAGGTGGTGTGCTGAGTGGAGACTGAATAGTTCCTGAAGACAATGTACCCTTGCTGGAGGTACAGtgtcagctggagctgtgcacaTTCAGCAAAAGGAGATGCTGTTATAACAAGCCCCTCAAAAAGTCTGACTTCTGCAGGGAAAGCTGGAGTCCCTTCAAAGTTTTTCTGCCCTGCATCCAGGAGTTTGTTTGAGGTGACAGTTGAAATGCCTGTAGGATTTTCTGCATGAgctgatgtattttttttctcattctctctctctcttgcctTAGATATTCTTTTAGATTTagatgctcctgcagctgcatccAAGGCACCAGTATCTGCTACCACAGACCTCTGGGGAGACTTCAGCACTGCATCCAGGTAAACTGTGATGAATGGAACACAAGAAGGGTAGTGTCCTGATGGGTGTGGGAAGAACCAGAAGTTAAGAAGTCTTACTGCATCTGCtcatttgattttcctttttttgtttcagtgctGTTCCCAATCAGGCTCCTCAGCAGTCCAACTGGGTCCAGTTCTGAATGATCAAAGCAGTGGAATGGGACAAATTGATGACCTAGAGGCACCAAATGGGATCAGAGAGGGCACAAACCTCTCTAGTCTTCAATCAAATTGGGACAATCCTTCATTTTTAGATCAGATCTTCACTTAAACTTAGTATTTTTGATCCCACTGAACCTAAAGAGAACATACAGACTCCTCCCAAGATGGGCAAGGAGAAGAGAGGTAGCCTTATCCCTCTATCTACTTGCCATTACATGGTACATCCTAGctcttttttcctgtctttccaTACAGGGAAAGCAAGAATCCTGAAGAAAGTGGGTACAGGAGGAGGCTGGGTAGGTGCCTCTGGGTTCCTTGTCCTTCAAATTTTCTCTGGCTAGGCTGTTGCTTCTTGTGGCTGCTTTCAGTAGTgactgcagcccctgcagcttgTGGTGCTGAGGACAGCTGCATTTGGCTACACTTGCTAAATGGAACCTCTGAGGAGATAGGTCTTTTCTCAACACAAAACCCTCTTGGATTAATGACATCTGTGGTGAGGAGTGACTCTCCCCATGCACACACCACTCTTCCATCTTTGGTGCAATTCTTGGTAGTGCTGCATGTCCTTGTGCTCCTGTGGGAGGAGTCATGCAGGTCCTTGAGTAGGCTGCTGCTGTTGCGCTGTAGTTCCAGGTGGGCACCCTATCTCCTTGAGGCTCCTGGTTTGGATTGCAGCTTCACTGGAGGAACTTCTCTCATTTTAACTCCTTTCTCCCCTGGCAAAGGCCTCACTGTCACTGAGATGTTTTAACTGGAAATAgctttaaggggaaaaaaaaaaaagcctgttttTACAATTTGGTAGTTACTTGCACTAGATGACAACCAGGTGATTCCCACCACTCAGCATTTCATGTTCCTGCATCACTATCCTGAGCCCTGGCCTTGTGTTGTGACTTGGCACTGTGTTTCAACTATTACATATCTACAATAAGAATTATGGTGGGACAGTAGATTATTCTCTGATGAAGGGACAGTCTCCTTCCCCTTTTTAACTCACTCATTTGAGCAAGAAATGTATAGTAGGCTCAGTCCTGAGATCTGTGAGAGCAAAATTCTCCCACCTCTGTTCCTTATTATGACTTTTCTTCTGAGTCCAGAAGAAAAGGGATGTGAGCTCGTTATTGGaacttatatttttatttttaatgtgtcCAAGCCCCCTCTATTTCCTGTGTGGTTAAGGGAGTTAGAAAGAGGTAAAAAGCCATGACTTCCTACTTTTTTCTTTGGGAGAGTTTCCTGAGGCAGTGTGGACACTACTTCAGCAGCTGTGGATGTGATCTGGGCTGTAAGTCTGTTGATGACTGTGGGCAAactcccagggcaggctggaaaCGTCACACTGCTGAATCGCTACCCTTCATGCTGGCACAGAAGCCAAAACACTAGCTGGGAAGTTGGTCTCAGTAACTCTTGGCTGTACCCAGTTCCTGGAACACTAGGGCATTGGTGCTTTGCTGGAAGGCTTCTTCCTGTTTTGAACACTCAACACAGCAACACTTTTGTGTCTCTAGCACACCTTCACAAGGAAATGTTTCCCTTTGGGCAAAAAATTTATGGTGAGGCTTTAAAAGAGTAGCTTTGCACCTTGTATTGGCAAAGGTCTTTTGTCATTTTTGTCTGGCTACAGTGAGGGCATTTTGGAGACAGTTCCACTTAAACCATCCCTTTGGGAAGCAACATTCTTGAAATAGCtctaaagctgctgcagttCCACTTGTGGAAGTGGGGACCAAACTGCTCTTGGATGTATTTTAAGTAGTCATTTAACCCTGATTCCCTGGTTCTCTTGGTGtttccccctgccagccctccccTGCCTTCATAGTCACTCCTGCAGTCTCACTGTACTTCAGCTCCTTGCCTCCTGAACTTGTAGATGGCAGTAGTCTACAAGCAACATCACAGACTCCTGGGTtggcattttgttttctttgtcttctttgCTCACATCCTTGTGAGGTCCTGTCATTTCAACTATGTATCAATTCCCCAACCAAGGAAGTTGGTGGCACCAATTAACAACTAACTAGGAGCCTCTTCTGTATTGTCTTAGTATCCTGGAGATAATATATTATGTATTTGAAAAGCtgaagaagcaaaaattaaagatatatgtatataaagCATAAGATGTACTGGTGCAAATGGTAATTAAACAAGTAATACTGGGGTAAAAAATGTCATGAGTCTTCTAAGTTGTCAAATTGTTTTTCCGTTGGAAGCTTCTAGGTTGAAGGTCTTCATGTCTCCAGCAAGATCCTCACAGCCTACTTACCCTTCTGCATATCTGTTGTGGCCTGCAGACTGAACAAGAGCAACTTCAGGAGTGATGGGTTCAGGCTCTGTCTGGGCAAAGAGGTAGGAGTGTGGAAAAAGGACACAAAAATGACACAGCTGTTCCACATAAGGCAAAAAACCTCACACAATATCAAACACAAATCAACAACGTGGAAAAAGGCCTGAGTGTAGGTTCCTGTGGGACTTGGTAAGAGTGTGGATAAAGCATGCAAGTGAGAAGACTTAGCTGCCCTGATATTTAGCATCTCAGACATTAAAGGCTTCTACAGCCTGCAGATATTTTCAGCAATTATTTCTGTGCTGGTAGATGGGAAACAGCCTGTGCATACTAGAGATGGTCAAGGTGAGCCAAGTGGGCCCTTTGTTAGGGGCAGCAAGGACAGGCTGGCTGGAAAGAGAGGAAGCAGGAAGATGGgtcacagcagggcaggcaggggcagtgGCCTCACCAGCAGAGGAGCAGTTCTGAAGTACCTGAGCACAAAGATC contains the following coding sequences:
- the NECAP1 gene encoding adaptin ear-binding coat-associated protein 1; this translates as MAAAELEYESVLCVKPDVNVYRIPPRTSNRGYRASDWKLDHPDWTGRLRVTSKGKTAYIKLEDKVSGELFAQAPIDQYPGIAVETVADSSRYFVIRIQDGTGRSAFIGIGFTDRGDAFDFNVSLQDHFKWVKQETEISKESQEADTRPKLDLGFKEGQTIKLNIGNMTSKKGGAAKPRVSGSGGLSLLPPPPGGKIAVPPIPPPSSTAIANHVTPPPVQKSSNASSADILLDLDAPAAASKAPVSATTDLWGDFSTASSAVPNQAPQQSNWVQF